A window of the Streptomyces luomodiensis genome harbors these coding sequences:
- the crtI gene encoding phytoene desaturase family protein — protein sequence MKTVKGATDHVVVIGAGLSGLAAALHLLGAGRRVTVVERAAVPGGRAGLLERGGYRMDTGPTVLTMPHLADEALAAVGDSLAARLELNALHPAYRAEFADGSRLDVHTAAEAMESEIHRFAGAREALGYRRLRTWLTDLYTAQMRRFIDTNFDSPFQLLHPDLARLAALGGFGRLDRRIGRFLTDERLRRVFSFQALYAGLPPARALAAYAVIAYMDTVAGVYFPSGGMHALPRAMADSAAEAGADFRWHTTVTRLERSLDRITAVHTADGERIGCDAVVLTPDLPVVHRLLGRTPRRALPLRHAPSAVVLHLGTDRTWSRLAHHTISFGAAWRNTFREIIRDGTVMSDPSLLITRPTTHDPSLAPPGRHLHYVLAPCPNTDTGPGTRQWADLGPRYRDRLIAELERRGLTGLGTAIEEECLVTPADWARHRHAAGTPFSAAHTFAQTGPFRPRNLVRGLDNAVLAGCGTTPGVGVPTVLISGKLAAARITGVHRPSPLFASAGPTTAPARPRSPEGAVP from the coding sequence GTGAAAACCGTCAAGGGCGCCACCGACCATGTGGTGGTCATCGGCGCCGGGCTGTCCGGACTCGCCGCCGCCCTGCATCTGCTCGGTGCCGGACGCCGGGTCACCGTCGTGGAGCGCGCCGCGGTCCCCGGCGGCCGGGCCGGACTCCTGGAGCGCGGCGGGTACCGCATGGACACCGGACCCACCGTGCTGACCATGCCTCACCTCGCCGACGAGGCCCTGGCCGCCGTCGGGGACTCCCTCGCGGCACGGCTGGAGCTGAACGCCCTGCACCCCGCCTATCGCGCGGAGTTCGCCGACGGCAGCCGGCTCGATGTCCACACCGCGGCCGAGGCGATGGAGTCCGAGATCCACCGTTTCGCCGGGGCGCGGGAGGCCCTCGGCTACCGGCGGCTGCGGACGTGGCTGACCGACCTCTACACCGCCCAGATGCGGCGCTTCATCGACACCAACTTCGACTCGCCGTTCCAGCTGCTGCACCCCGACCTCGCCCGGCTGGCGGCCCTGGGCGGCTTCGGACGGCTCGACAGGCGGATCGGCCGGTTCCTGACGGACGAACGGCTGCGCCGGGTGTTCTCCTTCCAAGCCCTGTACGCCGGGCTGCCGCCCGCCAGGGCGCTGGCCGCCTATGCCGTGATCGCCTACATGGACACCGTCGCCGGGGTGTACTTCCCGAGCGGCGGTATGCACGCCCTGCCCCGGGCCATGGCCGACTCCGCCGCCGAGGCGGGCGCCGACTTCCGCTGGCACACCACGGTGACCCGGCTGGAACGGTCCCTGGACCGGATCACCGCCGTGCACACCGCGGACGGTGAGCGCATCGGCTGTGACGCCGTCGTCCTCACCCCCGACCTGCCGGTCGTGCACCGGCTCCTCGGGCGCACCCCGCGGCGCGCCCTCCCCCTGCGGCACGCGCCGTCCGCCGTGGTCCTGCACCTGGGCACCGACCGCACCTGGAGCCGGCTGGCCCATCACACGATCTCCTTCGGTGCCGCCTGGCGGAACACCTTCCGGGAGATCATCCGCGATGGCACGGTCATGAGCGACCCCTCGCTGCTGATCACCCGGCCCACCACGCACGATCCCTCCCTGGCCCCTCCGGGACGGCATCTGCATTACGTCCTCGCGCCATGCCCCAACACTGACACCGGCCCCGGCACCCGCCAGTGGGCGGACCTGGGACCGCGCTACCGCGACCGGCTGATCGCCGAACTCGAACGCCGGGGCCTGACCGGCCTCGGCACCGCCATCGAGGAAGAGTGCCTGGTGACGCCCGCCGACTGGGCACGCCACCGGCACGCGGCCGGCACCCCCTTCTCCGCCGCGCACACCTTCGCCCAGACCGGCCCCTTCCGCCCCCGCAACCTGGTGCGCGGTCTGGACAACGCCGTACTCGCCGGCTGCGGCACCACCCCCGGGGTCGGCGTCCCCACCGTCCTGATCTCCGGCAAGCTGGCCGCGGCCCGGATCACCGGTGTCCACCGCCCGTCACCGCTGTTCGCGTCGGCCGGCCCCACCACCGCTCCCGCCCGGCCGCGCTCCCCCGAGGGCGCCGTCCCATGA
- a CDS encoding phytoene/squalene synthase family protein — MAERELDAAGITEPALRDAYQRCRRLNARHGKTYFLATRLLPPARRPAVHALYGFARWADDIVDDQGSAVAPDVRARALRTLWNRLEDGLRDGGSHDEPVVRALAHTAAVHGIDHRHFHDFMVSMHRDLTVTEYADYDALMTYMHGSAAAIGLQMLPVLGTVVPREVAAPHAAALGVAFQLTNFLRDVGEDLDRGRVYLPADLLAAHGVDRELLRWSRDTGVRDPRIRAALAAVADLTRGVYQEAAPGLAMLDPLARPCIRTAFVLYGGILDAITADDYPVLHHRAVVPRRRRAAVAFDGLGRVAAARLRARAGRRGMRPAPGPEAVPVRGGTA, encoded by the coding sequence GTGGCGGAGCGGGAGCTCGACGCGGCGGGTATCACCGAGCCCGCCCTGCGGGACGCCTACCAGCGGTGCCGACGCCTCAACGCCCGCCACGGCAAGACGTACTTCCTCGCCACCCGGCTGCTCCCGCCGGCCAGGCGTCCCGCCGTGCACGCCCTGTACGGCTTCGCCCGCTGGGCCGACGACATCGTCGACGACCAGGGCTCCGCCGTGGCCCCCGACGTCCGCGCGCGGGCGCTGCGCACCCTGTGGAACCGGCTGGAGGACGGGCTGCGCGACGGCGGCAGCCACGACGAGCCGGTGGTCCGGGCCCTGGCGCACACCGCCGCCGTCCACGGCATCGACCACCGGCACTTCCACGACTTCATGGTCTCCATGCACCGCGATCTGACGGTCACCGAATACGCCGACTACGACGCGCTGATGACATACATGCACGGCTCCGCCGCCGCCATCGGACTCCAGATGCTGCCCGTCCTCGGTACGGTCGTGCCGCGCGAGGTGGCCGCGCCGCACGCCGCCGCGCTCGGTGTCGCCTTCCAGCTGACCAACTTCCTGCGCGACGTGGGCGAGGACCTCGACCGGGGACGGGTGTATCTGCCGGCCGACCTGCTCGCGGCGCACGGCGTCGACCGGGAGCTGCTGCGGTGGAGCCGGGACACCGGCGTCCGCGACCCGCGGATCCGGGCGGCCCTGGCGGCCGTCGCCGACCTCACCCGTGGCGTCTACCAGGAGGCGGCGCCCGGCTTGGCCATGCTCGACCCACTGGCCCGGCCGTGCATCCGGACCGCCTTCGTGCTCTACGGGGGCATCCTCGACGCCATCACGGCCGATGACTACCCGGTACTGCACCACAGGGCCGTCGTGCCGCGCCGCCGCCGGGCGGCCGTCGCCTTCGACGGCCTGGGCCGGGTGGCCGCGGCCCGGCTGCGCGCGAGGGCCGGTCGGCGTGGCATGCGGCCCGCGCCGGGCCCGGAGGCCGTGCCGGTGCGGGGAGGCACGGCGTGA
- a CDS encoding DUF5914 domain-containing protein translates to MTGGARERDRWHPPLQLRRGSARWEDQRPTWRDAKPGVIAEALGRAIARPSGNWYVVGAGRDLAGPGPVGRTVAGAEVVLWRGSDGRRRAGPGVCPHLGAPLRGGSVRCSTLICHWHGLALDGSPFAGWEPYPVHDDGVLVWVRLDAVGGEEPLERPVVPDRPAPKRSLTAVHTAVGRCEPQDVVANRLDPWHGGWFHPYSFTDLTVVRTPGDRDGSESGSGDDGFAVDVSFKVAGRAVVPVRAVFTAPEPRTVVMRIADGEGAGSVVETHATPVTPAAGGPPRTAVVEAVVATSDRPGFALARASAPLLRPLMRAAARRLWRDDLAYAERRWRLRHDGRFPG, encoded by the coding sequence GTGACCGGCGGCGCGCGGGAACGGGACCGGTGGCATCCGCCGCTGCAGCTGCGTCGTGGCTCCGCACGCTGGGAGGATCAGCGGCCGACCTGGCGTGACGCGAAACCCGGGGTCATCGCGGAGGCGCTCGGACGGGCCATCGCCCGTCCGAGCGGCAACTGGTACGTGGTCGGGGCCGGCCGCGACCTGGCCGGCCCGGGTCCGGTGGGGCGCACGGTGGCCGGCGCCGAGGTCGTGCTCTGGCGCGGCTCCGACGGGCGGCGGCGGGCGGGCCCCGGCGTCTGTCCCCATCTGGGCGCCCCGCTGCGCGGCGGCTCGGTGCGGTGCTCCACGCTGATCTGCCACTGGCACGGACTCGCCCTGGACGGCTCGCCGTTCGCGGGCTGGGAACCGTATCCCGTGCACGACGACGGGGTGCTCGTGTGGGTGCGACTGGACGCGGTGGGGGGCGAGGAGCCCCTGGAGCGGCCCGTGGTGCCGGACCGGCCCGCCCCGAAGCGCTCGCTGACCGCGGTGCACACGGCTGTGGGCCGCTGCGAACCGCAGGACGTGGTGGCCAACCGGCTCGACCCCTGGCACGGCGGCTGGTTCCATCCGTACTCCTTCACCGATCTGACGGTGGTGCGCACTCCCGGAGACAGAGACGGGTCCGAGTCCGGGTCCGGCGACGACGGCTTCGCGGTGGACGTGTCCTTCAAGGTCGCGGGGCGGGCCGTGGTGCCGGTGCGCGCCGTGTTCACCGCGCCCGAGCCCCGTACCGTCGTCATGCGCATCGCCGACGGCGAGGGAGCCGGATCGGTGGTGGAGACCCACGCCACCCCCGTGACACCGGCGGCCGGTGGCCCGCCGCGCACCGCCGTCGTGGAGGCGGTCGTCGCCACCTCGGACCGGCCCGGTTTCGCCCTGGCCCGTGCGTCGGCGCCGCTGCTACGGCCCCTGATGCGGGCCGCGGCGCGCCGGCTGTGGCGGGACGACCTGGCGTACGCCGAGCGCCGGTGGCGGCTACGCCACGACGGCCGCTTCCCCGGCTGA
- a CDS encoding FAD-dependent oxidoreductase yields MTGGRAGGAAVPRRGRDRRARRLPAAPGAARVTGEPPGVAVVGGGIAGLAAATALAERGVRVTLFERAPWLGGRLAGWPVELADGSRATMSRGFHAFFRQYYNLRGLLRRADPTLATLTPLPDYPLWHGSGLRDSFAHVPRTPPLSALGFVALSPSFGWADLARMRVRAALPLLDVRMPEVYERLDGTSAREFLDAIGFPPAAQHLAFEVFSRSFFADPGELSAAELALMFHIYFLGSSEGLLFDVPGEPYPRALWQPLAGYLRGHGVDIRTSAPVAAVRPVAGGGIELLGATGRDERYAAVVLALDAAGLRRLVADSPHLGDEEWRTRIGRLRTAPPFLVSRLWLDRPVAAHRPGFLGTSGLGPLDNVSVLERWEGEAARWAARTRGSVVELHAYAVSPGADRAVQQELLVDRLRRVYPETRDARLIDARHEWHDDCPLFPVGGFRDRPSVRTPDPAVVLAGDHVRTDLPVALMERAATTGFQAANALLERWGVHGQTLWTVPTRGRSTPLRALSRLSGHDLTRPTDH; encoded by the coding sequence GTGACGGGCGGGCGCGCGGGCGGAGCGGCGGTGCCCCGCCGGGGCAGGGACCGGCGGGCGCGGCGGCTCCCGGCGGCCCCCGGAGCGGCCCGGGTCACGGGGGAGCCGCCCGGCGTGGCGGTGGTGGGCGGCGGCATCGCGGGACTGGCGGCGGCCACGGCACTGGCCGAGCGCGGAGTCCGGGTCACCCTGTTCGAGCGGGCTCCGTGGCTCGGCGGACGGCTCGCCGGGTGGCCGGTGGAGCTGGCCGACGGCTCCCGCGCCACCATGAGCCGCGGATTCCACGCCTTCTTCCGGCAGTACTACAACCTGCGAGGGCTGCTCCGGCGGGCCGATCCCACCTTGGCCACCCTCACCCCGCTGCCCGACTATCCGCTGTGGCACGGCAGCGGACTGCGGGACAGCTTCGCGCACGTCCCCCGCACCCCGCCGTTGAGCGCCCTCGGCTTCGTCGCGCTCAGCCCGTCCTTCGGCTGGGCCGATCTGGCCCGGATGCGCGTCCGGGCCGCGCTGCCCTTGCTCGATGTGCGGATGCCGGAGGTGTACGAGCGCCTGGACGGGACCAGCGCCCGGGAGTTCCTCGACGCCATCGGGTTTCCCCCGGCCGCCCAGCACCTGGCGTTCGAGGTGTTCTCGCGCAGTTTCTTCGCCGACCCGGGCGAGTTGTCCGCCGCCGAACTGGCGCTGATGTTCCACATCTACTTCCTGGGATCGAGCGAGGGCCTGCTCTTCGACGTCCCCGGCGAACCCTACCCGCGGGCCCTGTGGCAGCCACTGGCCGGCTATCTGCGCGGACACGGCGTGGACATCCGCACCTCGGCCCCCGTGGCCGCCGTACGGCCCGTGGCGGGCGGTGGGATCGAACTCCTCGGGGCCACGGGGCGGGACGAGCGGTACGCGGCGGTGGTGCTGGCGCTGGACGCGGCAGGGCTGCGGCGGCTGGTCGCTGACTCGCCGCACCTGGGTGACGAGGAGTGGCGCACCCGTATCGGACGGCTGCGCACCGCGCCCCCCTTCCTGGTCTCCCGGCTCTGGCTGGACCGGCCGGTCGCCGCGCACCGCCCCGGCTTCCTGGGCACCAGCGGCCTCGGACCGCTGGACAACGTCAGCGTGCTGGAACGGTGGGAGGGCGAAGCGGCCCGCTGGGCGGCCCGCACCCGCGGATCCGTGGTGGAGCTGCACGCCTACGCCGTCTCGCCGGGGGCGGACCGGGCCGTACAGCAGGAGCTGCTCGTCGACCGGCTGCGCCGCGTCTACCCCGAGACACGGGACGCCCGGCTGATCGACGCACGCCACGAGTGGCACGACGACTGCCCGTTGTTCCCGGTGGGCGGCTTCCGCGACCGGCCGTCCGTGCGCACCCCGGACCCGGCCGTCGTGCTGGCCGGCGACCATGTGCGCACCGATCTTCCGGTAGCGCTCATGGAACGGGCCGCGACGACCGGCTTCCAGGCGGCGAACGCCCTGCTGGAGCGGTGGGGGGTGCACGGCCAGACACTGTGGACGGTACCCACACGGGGACGGTCGACGCCGTTGCGCGCCCTGTCCCGGCTGAGCGGCCATGACCTGACGCGGCCCACCGACCACTGA